One genomic window of Punica granatum isolate Tunisia-2019 chromosome 1, ASM765513v2, whole genome shotgun sequence includes the following:
- the LOC116192000 gene encoding geraniol 8-hydroxylase-like, giving the protein MDLLILMLGFYLSWGLLRALLYIVNKGKSGKVGKLPPGPRPLPVIGNLLELGSLPHRSLTKLASAHSPIMSLKLGSITTVVVSSASMAREILQTHDVSFSNRLIPDSSTPFRHHEHGLPWVPVSPLWRNLRRICNVHLFAPKALDSNQHLRHQKIQELSAYVKKCSETGSSVNIGEAAFRTSLNLLGSTILSMDLADPTSESAKEFKELVGQIMVEVGKQNVADYFPVLKWLDPQGVRQRMTSYGRRMLDIFGTIIKNRLQHQNVSGFGRKNDMLETLLDLSKDKEEGLDLVLIEHLFLDLFGAGTDTTSSTLEWAMAELLRNPEKLSKAQAELEQVIGRGNPVKESDIARLPYIQATVKETFRMHPAAPLLLPRRARATVQVGGYTIPEGAQILVNVWAVGRDTATWKNPDEFIPERFLGLDMDVKGRNFELLPFGGGRRICPGTPLAIRMLHLMLGSLLNFSNWRLEDGVSPETMEMGEKFGITLQKAQPLRAVPLRIEI; this is encoded by the exons ATGGACTTACTGATCTTGATGTTGGGGTTCTACCTCTCCTGGGGGCTGCTCCGAGCCCTCCTCTACATTGTAAACAAAGGTAAATCGGGCAAAGTTGGGAAGCTGCCTCCAGGTCCGAGGCCGCTCCCGGTGATTGGGAACCTTCTCGAGCTCGGGTCTCTACCCCACAGGTCCCTGACCAAGCTTGCTAGTGCCCACAGTCCAATCATGAGCCTCAAACTGGGCTCCATCACCACTGTGGTCGTCTCCTCAGCCTCAATGGCTCGAGAGATCCTCCAGACCCACGATGTTTCCTTCTCCAATCGCCTTATTCCCGATTCCTCTACCCCGTTCCGCCATCATGAGCATGGGCTGCCTTGGGTCCCTGTCTCTCCGCTCTGGAGGAACCTCCGCCGGATTTGCAACGTGCACCTGTTTGCACCCAAGGCCCTTGACTCTAACCAACACCTCCGCCACCAAAAAATCCAG gAACTCTCGGCTTATGTCAAGAAGTGCAGTGAGACAGGAAGCTCGGTGAACATTGGCGAGGCAGCATTCAGGACTTCACTCAACCTGCTGGGAAGCACGATCCTCTCCATGGACCTAGCAGATCCTACCTCGGAGTCAGCCAAGGAATTCAAGGAGTTAGTTGGGCAGATCATGGTGGAAGTAGGGAAGCAGAACGTGGCGGACTACTTCCCGGTTCTTAAGTGGCTGGACCCACAGGGTGTGAGGCAAAGGATGACTAGTTACGGCAGACGGATGCTCGATATTTTCGGTACGATCATCAAAAACAGGTTGCAGCACCAGAATGTCTCTGGATTTGGGAGGAAGAATGATATGCTGGAAACTCTTCTTGACCTTAGCAAAGATAAAGAGGAGGGCTTGGACCTCGTTCTAATTGAGCACCTGTTTTTG GATCTGTTTGGTGCGGGGACTGATACCACTTCAAGCACATTGGAGTGGGCGATGGCTGAGCTGCTTCGTAATCCTGAGAAGTTATCCAAAGCACAGGCCGAGCTCGAACAGGTGATCGGCAGGGGCAACCCTGTCAAAGAATCTGACATTGCACGACTGCCATATATACAGGCTACAGTGAAGGAGACCTTCCGGATGCACCCAGCCGCCCCACTGCTACTCCCCCGAAGAGCCAGAGCCACGGTGCAGGTTGGCGGCTACACCATACCGGAGGGCGCACAAATCTTAGTCAATGTCTGGGCTGTAGGCAGAGATACTGCCACGTGGAAAAACCCGGACGAGTTTATTCCAGAGAGGTTCCTGGGACTGGACATGGATGTCAAGGGACGGAACTTTGAGCTCTTGCCATTTGGCGGAGGGCGGAGAATATGCCCGGGCACGCCATTGGCCATAAGAATGCTGCATTTGATGCTTGGTTCGCTCCTTAACTTCTCCAATTGGAGGCTCGAAGATGGTGTTTCTCCAGAAACCATGGAAATGGGAGAGAAGTTCGGGATCACTTTACAGAAGGCACAACCTCTCCGAGCCGTGCCTTTACGAATCGAGATATAA
- the LOC116192001 gene encoding copper chaperone for superoxide dismutase, chloroplastic/cytosolic-like has protein sequence MSSILRLKGPWRSSCAATLDMWIGDLETLEADKKGEAFFLGVKKNLRVADLIGQSVVLYRTEDKSEAGIEAAVIARSAGVGENYKKLCTCDGTIIWESSSNDFVTAKV, from the exons ATGTCTTCAATCCTGAGGCTGAAGGGACCATGGAGAAG TTCCTGTGCTGCCACATTGGACATGTGGATTGGCGACCTGGAAACATTGGAAGCTGACAAGAAGGGCGAGGCCTTCTTCTTGGGTGTAAAAAAGAATCTGAGGGTTGCTGATCTGATTGGGCAGTCAGTAGTTCTGTACCGAACTGAAGATAAGTCGGAGGCAGGCATTGAAGCTGCTGTAATAGCAAGAAGTGCCGGTGTAGGTGAGAACTACAAGAAGCTCTGCACGTGTGACGGAACAATCATATGGGAGTCTAGCAGTAATGATTTTGTCACTGCAAAGGTTTGA